A genomic region of Aureimonas populi contains the following coding sequences:
- a CDS encoding cytochrome b/b6 domain-containing protein, which yields MPTRLAHWAWAVCLFFLLLSGLQIFMARPDLYIGQQSGFSFDNTVLSIGAAFDGDSMRGYTEILGHRFDTTGWLGAIPVNGNLHAKSFPGWMTIPSYRDLATGRVVHFFFAWALVVTLGFWLLSSLVNGHLKRDILPGPNDLRGLGRDITDHARLRLRHGRRYGALQKLSYFVVMLLLMPLMILTGLTMSPGFNAFAPWTLDLFGGRQTARTLHFVVMLLLVAFFVVHVLMVLLAGPVNELRSMVTGWFRIDSAEDGQ from the coding sequence ATGCCCACGCGTCTGGCGCACTGGGCGTGGGCCGTTTGCCTCTTCTTCCTGCTGCTATCGGGGCTTCAGATCTTCATGGCGCGGCCCGATCTTTATATCGGGCAGCAATCGGGCTTCTCGTTCGACAACACCGTCCTGTCCATCGGCGCCGCTTTCGACGGCGATTCCATGCGTGGCTACACGGAAATACTCGGCCACCGCTTCGACACGACCGGCTGGCTCGGTGCGATCCCGGTGAACGGAAATCTTCATGCCAAGAGCTTTCCCGGGTGGATGACGATCCCGTCGTATCGGGATCTGGCGACGGGCCGGGTGGTGCATTTCTTCTTCGCCTGGGCGCTAGTGGTCACGCTGGGTTTCTGGCTCCTGTCCAGCCTGGTGAACGGACATTTGAAGCGCGACATCCTTCCCGGTCCGAACGATCTTCGCGGGCTGGGGCGCGATATCACCGACCATGCCCGACTGCGCCTGCGTCATGGGCGCCGCTATGGTGCCCTTCAGAAGCTGTCCTATTTCGTCGTGATGCTGCTTCTCATGCCGCTGATGATACTGACCGGCCTGACCATGTCGCCGGGCTTCAACGCCTTCGCGCCCTGGACGCTCGATCTCTTCGGGGGCCGGCAAACCGCGCGCACGCTCCACTTCGTGGTCATGCTGCTGCTGGTCGCGTTCTTCGTGGTGCATGTGCTGATGGTTCTGCTGGCCGGCCCCGTCAACGAACTCCGCTCCATGGTGACGGGCTGGTTCAGAATCGATTCCGCGGAGGATGGTCAATGA
- a CDS encoding YaiI/YqxD family protein, with amino-acid sequence MTVVYIDADACPVKDEALEIALRHGAEIVLVSNGGMRPSRYPGARIVTVSDGADAADNWIADAAGPGDLVVTADIPLAARGLDNGACVLGPTGREFTAQSIGSALSIRAFNQHLRETGESKGYNRAFTNADRSRFRQELDKALRRLGKAG; translated from the coding sequence TTGACGGTCGTCTATATCGACGCGGATGCCTGCCCGGTGAAGGACGAGGCGCTGGAAATCGCCCTGCGCCATGGGGCCGAGATCGTGCTCGTCTCGAACGGAGGCATGCGCCCCTCACGCTATCCGGGCGCACGGATCGTGACCGTCTCCGACGGCGCCGACGCGGCCGACAACTGGATCGCGGACGCAGCCGGGCCGGGTGACCTCGTGGTCACGGCCGATATCCCGCTTGCCGCGCGCGGCCTCGACAACGGTGCCTGCGTTCTGGGGCCGACGGGGCGCGAATTCACCGCGCAGTCCATCGGAAGCGCGCTGTCCATTCGTGCGTTCAACCAGCACTTGAGGGAAACTGGCGAAAGCAAAGGGTATAATCGCGCTTTCACCAATGCCGACCGCTCTCGCTTCCGTCAGGAACTGGACAAGGCGCTGCGCCGCCTGGGCAAGGCGGGCTGA
- the lipB gene encoding lipoyl(octanoyl) transferase LipB codes for MATPGSAPVEWIVRDGLCDYEAALAFMDERVAAISAGAASEAVLLVEHPPLYTAGTSAQPEDLVQPSRFPVFNAGRGGQYTYHGPGQRVAYVMLDLKRRRPDVRAFVAALEGWIIDTLATFQVKGERREDRVGVWVRRPERAPGPDGTSPEEKIAAIGIRLRKWVSFHGISLNVDPDLSHFEGIVPCGVKTHGVTSLVDLGIPASLQDVDIALKARFESVFGPAIRAKEPA; via the coding sequence ATGGCCACGCCGGGGAGTGCGCCGGTGGAATGGATCGTGCGGGACGGGCTGTGCGACTATGAGGCCGCCCTGGCCTTCATGGACGAGCGCGTGGCGGCGATCTCGGCGGGGGCGGCAAGCGAAGCCGTGCTCCTTGTAGAGCACCCGCCGCTCTACACCGCCGGCACCAGCGCGCAACCCGAAGACCTCGTGCAGCCGAGCCGCTTCCCGGTGTTCAACGCGGGCCGCGGCGGCCAGTACACCTATCACGGGCCGGGCCAGCGCGTGGCCTATGTGATGCTGGACCTGAAGCGCCGGCGCCCGGATGTCCGCGCCTTCGTGGCGGCCCTGGAAGGCTGGATCATAGACACGCTTGCCACGTTCCAGGTGAAGGGAGAGCGTCGCGAGGACCGCGTGGGAGTGTGGGTGCGGCGCCCGGAACGCGCGCCGGGGCCTGATGGAACGTCGCCCGAGGAGAAGATCGCGGCCATCGGCATTCGCTTGCGCAAATGGGTCAGCTTCCACGGCATCAGCCTGAATGTCGATCCCGACCTGTCGCATTTCGAGGGAATCGTGCCCTGCGGCGTGAAGACGCACGGCGTCACGAGCCTCGTGGACCTGGGCATCCCGGCTTCGCTACAGGACGTGGACATCGCCCTGAAGGCACGGTTCGAAAGCGTTTTCGGCCCGGCGATTCGCGCGAAGGAACCGGCTTGA